A DNA window from Gorilla gorilla gorilla isolate KB3781 chromosome 6, NHGRI_mGorGor1-v2.1_pri, whole genome shotgun sequence contains the following coding sequences:
- the EGFR gene encoding epidermal growth factor receptor isoform X2 has translation MRPSGTAGAALLALLAALCPASRALEEKKVCQGTSNKLTQLGTFEDHFLSLQRMFNNCEVVLGNLEITYVQRNYDLSFLKTIQEVAGYVLIALNTVERIPLENLQIIRGNMYYENSYALAVLSNYDANKTGLKELPMRNLQEILHGAVRFSNNPALCNVESIQWRDIVSSDFLSNMSMDFQNHLGSCQKCDPSCPNGSCWGAGEENCQKLTKIICAQQCSGRCRGKSPSDCCHNQCAAGCTGPRESDCLVCRKFRDEATCKDTCPPLMLYNPTTYQMDVNPEGKYSFGATCVKKCPRNYVVTDHGSCVRACGADSYEMEEDGVRKCKKCEGPCRKVCNGIGIGEFKDTLSINATNIKHFKNCTSISGDLHILPVAFRGDSFTHTPPLDPQELDILKTVKEITGFLLIQAWPENRTDLHAFENLEIIRGRTKQHGQFSLAVVSLNITSLGLRSLKEISDGDVIISGNKNLCYANTINWKKLFGTSGQKTKIISNRGENSCKATGQVCHALCSPEGCWGPEPRDCVSCRNVSRGRECVDKCNILEGEPREFVENSECIQCHPECLPQAMNITCTGRGPDNCIQCAHYIDGPHCVKTCPAGVMGENNTLVWKYADAGHVCHLCHPNCTYGCTGPGLEGCPTNGSYIVSHFPRSFYKMSVH, from the exons TTTGCCAAGGCACGAGTAACAAGCTCACGCAGTTGGGCACTTTTGAAGATCattttctcagcctccagaggatgTTCAATAACTGTGAGGTGGTCCTTGGGAATTTGGAAATTACCTATGTGCAGAGGAATTATGATCTTTCCTTCTTAAAG aCCATCCAGGAGGTGGCTGGTTATGTCCTCATTGCCCTCAACACAGTGGAGCGGATTCCTTTAGAAAACCTGCAGATCATCAGAGGAAATATGTACTACGAAAATTCCTACGCCTTAGCAGTCTTATCTAACTATGATGCAAATAAAACCGGACTGAAGGAGCTGCCCATGAGAAATTTACAGG AAATCCTGCATGGCGCCGTGCGGTTCAGCAACAACCCTGCCCTGTGCAACGTGGAGAGCATCCAGTGGCGGGACATAGTCAGCAGTGACTTTCTCAGCAACATGTCGATGGACTTCCAGAACCACCTGGGCAGCT GCCAAAAGTGTGATCCAAGCTGTCCCAATGGGAGCTGCTGGGGTGCAGGAGAGGAGAACTGCCAGAAAC TGACCAAAATCATCTGTGCCCAGCAGTGCTCCGGGCGCTGCCGTGGCAAGTCCCCCAGTGACTGCTGCCACAACCAGTGTGCCGCAGGCTGCACGGGCCCCCGGGAGAGCGACTGCCTG GTCTGCCGCAAATTCCGAGACGAAGCCACGTGCAAGGACACCTGCCCCCCACTCATGCTCTACAACCCCACCACGTACCAGATGGATGTGAACCCCGAGGGCAAATACAGCTTTGGTGCCACCTGCGTGAAGAAGTGTCCCC GTAATTATGTGGTGACAGATCACGGCTCGTGCGTCCGAGCCTGTGGGGCCGACAGCTATGAGATGGAGGAAGACGGCGTCCGCAAGTGTAAGAAGTGCGAAGGGCCTTGCCGCAAAG TGTGTAACGGAATAGGTATTGGTGAATTTAAAGACACACTCTCCATAAATGCTACGAATATTAAACACTTCAAAAACTGCACCTCCATCAGTGGCGATCTCCACATCCTGCCGGTGGCATTTAGGGG TGACTCCTTCACACATACTCCGCCTCTGGATCCACAGGAACTGGATATTCTGAAAACCGTAAAGGAAATCACAG GGTTTTTGCTGATTCAGGCTTGGCCTGAAAACAGGACGGACCTCCATGCTTTTGAGAACCTAGAAATCATACGCGGCAGGACCAAGCAACA TGGTCAGTTTTCTCTTGCGGTCGTCAGCCTGAACATAACATCCTTGGGATTACGCTCCCTCAAGGAGATAAGTGATGGAGATGTGATAATTTCAGGAAACAAAAATTTGTGCTATGCAAATACAATAAACTGGAAAAAACTGTTTGGGACCTCCGGTCAGAAAACCAAAATTATAAGCAACAGAGGTGAAAACAGCTGCA AGGCCACAGGCCAGGTCTGCCATGCCTTGTGCTCCCCCGAGGGCTGCTGGGGCCCGGAGCCCAGGGACTGCGTCTCTTGCCGGAATGTCAGCCGAGGCAGGGAATGCGTGGACAAGTGCAACATTCTGGAGGG cGAGCCAAGGGAGTTTGTGGAGAACTCTGAGTGCATACAGTGCCACCCAGAGTGCCTGCCTCAGGCCATGAACATCACCTGCACAGGACGG GGACCAGACAACTGTATCCAGTGTGCCCACTACATTGACGGCCCCCACTGCGTCAAGACCTGCCCGGCAGGAGTCATGGGAGAAAACAACACCCTGGTCTGGAAGTACGCAGATGCCGGCCATGTGTGCCACCTGTGCCATCCAAACTGCACCTACGG